In Thunnus maccoyii chromosome 3, fThuMac1.1, whole genome shotgun sequence, the following proteins share a genomic window:
- the pigu gene encoding phosphatidylinositol glycan anchor biosynthesis class U protein: MAAPLTLLLIVAVTIRAALFRSSLADLISERVEVVSPLTAWKRVVEGLALLDLGVSPYSGDVFHETPLIIYLFHFLVDYAEITFMLADVITAVALYIAVKEYNKQVFRKQKYALEADRYPHDCHELIRSPKEMFYIPLKVAMFYLLNPFTILSCVAKSTCGLNNAVIATFILSTIKGNVLLSAIFLALATYQSIYPLTLCAPALLYLMQRQYIPVNFRRVSFWWFIAQYAFMYLGSLFVIICLSFFLLGSWDYLPSVYGFILSVPDLTPNIGLFWYFFAEMFEHFRLFFLCVFQINVFFYTIPLSVKLKEHPVFLIFMQLAVISIFKSYPTVGDIALYLAFLPVWSHLHRFLRNIFLVSCVLLACSALFPVLWHLWIYAGSANSNFYYAITLLFNVAQILLVSDYFYAFLRREHHLTYGLYLKRKDGSEATLVLK, encoded by the exons ATGGCGGCTCCTTTGACTCTACTTTTGATTGTGGCCGTTACAATCCGCGCTGCTCTCTTCAGATCCAGTTTAGCGGACTTAATTTCAGAGAGAGTGGAAGTGGTGTCTCCGCTGACCGCCTGGAAGAGAG tggTTGAAGGTTTGGCTCTGCTTGACTTAGGAGTCTCACCGTACTCTGGAGATGTTTTCCATGAG ACTCCTCTCATCATTTACCTCTTTCACTTTTTGGTGGACTATGCAGAAATAACATTTATG tTAGCCGATGTAATCACTGCTGTGGCGCTCTACATCGCGGTGAAGGAATACAACAAACAAGTG TTCAGGAAACAGAAATATGCGTTGGAGGCAGACCGTTACCCCCACGACTGTCACGAGCTCATCAGAAGCCCCAAAGAAATGTTCTACATCCCTCTGAAAGTCGCCATGTT TTACCTATTGAACCCGTTCACCATCCTGTCCTGCGTCGCCAAGTCCACCTGCGGTCTGAACAACGCCGTCATCGCCACCTTCATCCTTTCTACAATAAAGG gaAATGTTTTGCTGAGTGCCATATTTTTGGCTTTGGCCACATATCAGTCCATCTATCCGCTGACTCTCTGCGCTCCAGCTCTGCTGTATTTGATGCAG cGTCAGTACATCCCGGTGAACTTCCGGCGGGTCAGCTTCTGGTGGTTCATCGCGCAGTATGCCTTCATGTACCTCGGCAGCCTCTTCGTCATCATCTGCCTCTCCTTTTTCCTGCTGGGCTCCTGGGACTACCTGCCCTCCGTCTACGGCTTCAT tctctcagtACCGGACCTGACCCCGAACATCGGCCTCTTCTGGTATTTCTTCGCCGAGATGTTCGAACACTTCcgcctcttcttcctctgcgTCTTCCAGATCAACGTCTTCTTCTACACCATCCCTCTGTCCGTCAAACTCAA GGAGCATCCAGTGTTTCTGATCTTCATGCAGTTAGCTGTGATCTCCATCTTTAAGTCGTATCCCACTGTGGGCGACATCGCTCTCTACCTGGCCTTCCTGCCTGTGTGGAGTCACCTGCACAGAT TCTTGAGGAACATCTTCCTGGTGTCTTGTGTCCTGCTGGCCTGTTCGGCTCTGTTCCCTGTTCTCTGGCACCTCTGGATCTACGCCGGCAGCGCCAACTCCAACTTTTACTACGCCATAACGCTGCTGTTCAACGTGGCACAG